The proteins below are encoded in one region of Campylobacter rectus:
- the ribD gene encoding bifunctional diaminohydroxyphosphoribosylaminopyrimidine deaminase/5-amino-6-(5-phosphoribosylamino)uracil reductase RibD, translating into MINDEFYMSLAIKKAWEFQILTYPNPAVGCVVLDAGGRLLSVAAHKRAGFLHAEPSAVLLALCKKSEAFLHDFLREYNAALGIKFESVAELTNADLEPNFTYEYILQNHGDLLKGAKAYVTLEPCAHRGKTPPCAELLRLLKFAEVVIARGDENAVASGGAHILQSGGVAVKFDVLRQGADELIEPFLAWQRGNFSFFKLALSANGVAVGTAQSKIISNLASRTHSHRLRSAAELLVIGGATVRADRPRLDTRLIEDGKNPNVIIYSREREFDASIPLFGVEGRSVRVTSDINEAFVPRLTMFEGGENALKALDERVKWLLLYRSSELLDAPTVRLNLKLKPLFHGELDGDVYGWYRIERSL; encoded by the coding sequence ATGATAAACGACGAATTTTACATGTCTTTGGCGATCAAAAAGGCTTGGGAGTTTCAAATTTTAACTTATCCAAATCCCGCCGTCGGTTGCGTGGTTTTAGATGCTGGCGGCAGGTTGCTTTCAGTTGCCGCGCATAAAAGAGCGGGCTTTTTACACGCCGAGCCAAGCGCAGTTCTTTTGGCGCTCTGTAAAAAAAGCGAGGCGTTTTTGCACGATTTTTTGCGCGAGTATAACGCGGCTTTGGGCATCAAATTTGAAAGCGTCGCAGAGCTTACAAATGCGGACTTGGAGCCAAATTTCACGTATGAATACATCCTGCAAAATCACGGCGATCTGCTAAAAGGCGCCAAGGCCTACGTGACGCTCGAGCCCTGCGCTCACCGCGGCAAAACTCCGCCATGCGCCGAGCTTTTAAGACTGCTAAAATTTGCCGAAGTCGTCATCGCTAGAGGTGACGAAAACGCCGTAGCAAGCGGCGGCGCGCATATCCTGCAAAGCGGCGGCGTAGCGGTCAAATTTGACGTGCTAAGGCAGGGGGCGGACGAGCTAATAGAGCCATTTCTAGCGTGGCAGAGGGGGAATTTTAGCTTTTTCAAGCTTGCCCTTAGCGCAAACGGCGTCGCAGTCGGCACCGCGCAGAGCAAAATCATCTCAAATCTAGCCAGCCGCACCCACTCTCACCGCCTGCGTAGCGCGGCCGAGCTGCTAGTTATCGGCGGCGCCACCGTCCGCGCCGACCGCCCGAGGCTCGATACCAGGCTGATAGAGGACGGCAAAAATCCAAACGTAATAATCTACTCGCGCGAGCGGGAGTTTGACGCGTCTATACCGCTTTTTGGCGTGGAGGGCAGGAGCGTGCGCGTAACAAGCGATATAAATGAAGCTTTCGTGCCGCGTTTAACGATGTTTGAGGGCGGCGAAAACGCGCTAAAAGCCCTAGACGAACGCGTAAAATGGCTGCTGCTCTACCGCTCGAGCGAGCTTTTGGACGCACCCACGGTAAGGCTAAATTTAAAACTCAAACCGCTATTTCACGGCGAACTTGACGGCGACGTTTACGGGTGGTATAGGATTGAGCGAAGTTTATAA
- the thiF gene encoding sulfur carrier protein ThiS adenylyltransferase ThiF, whose translation MKEITLNGAKFRVAANTMEELKNEALGDENGEIYKFLAKFNASEPDIFILDGFATKENLEIKDSSNVVFIRRGAMPGREVLKAMIASRNSPELNAALASGCVGVAGLGGLGSNIALSLARTGVAKLVLADFDVVEPSNLNRQQYFVRHIGMKKTDALKELIAEVNPFVEVETHDITLTAANVAEIFAPCSVICEAFDNVAGKAMMVNEAGASLRDKKIVGASGMAGHFSSNLIKTVKFARNVYLCGDLQNAAGVGQGLMAARVAICANHQANLAIRLLMGLEEV comes from the coding sequence ATGAAGGAGATAACGCTAAACGGAGCGAAATTTCGGGTCGCGGCAAACACGATGGAGGAGCTAAAAAACGAGGCTCTGGGCGACGAAAACGGCGAGATTTATAAATTTCTAGCTAAATTTAACGCGAGTGAGCCCGATATCTTTATCCTAGACGGCTTTGCGACGAAGGAAAATTTAGAGATAAAAGATAGCTCAAACGTCGTGTTTATCAGGCGCGGCGCGATGCCGGGGCGAGAAGTGCTAAAAGCTATGATCGCCTCCAGAAACAGCCCCGAGCTAAACGCGGCTCTAGCTAGCGGCTGCGTGGGCGTGGCGGGACTTGGCGGTCTTGGCTCAAATATCGCGCTAAGTCTAGCACGCACGGGAGTCGCCAAGCTCGTGCTGGCCGACTTTGACGTCGTGGAGCCTAGCAACCTAAACCGCCAGCAGTACTTCGTCCGCCACATCGGTATGAAAAAGACGGACGCGCTAAAAGAGCTCATCGCCGAGGTAAATCCCTTCGTCGAGGTTGAGACGCACGACATTACGCTAACTGCTGCCAACGTCGCCGAGATTTTCGCGCCGTGTAGCGTCATCTGCGAGGCGTTTGATAACGTCGCGGGCAAGGCGATGATGGTAAATGAGGCGGGCGCGAGCCTGCGGGACAAAAAGATCGTCGGCGCGTCGGGCATGGCGGGGCACTTTAGCTCAAATCTCATAAAAACGGTCAAATTTGCGCGAAACGTCTATCTGTGCGGCGATCTGCAAAATGCCGCAGGCGTAGGACAGGGGCTTATGGCCGCGCGCGTGGCGATCTGCGCCAATCATCAGGCAAACCTCGCTATCAGGCTTTTGATGGGACTTGAGGAGGTTTAG
- the sppA gene encoding signal peptide peptidase SppA: protein MGFLRFIFAPIVAVFKFINTYFKTMIFLLLVFLIFFSDKEGGVNPPNLAQINLTGAIIDAHKALEEIDSASKDEAIKGVLLYIDSPGGALAPSVELYTAVKNLRAKKPVIAYAGGSMASGSYYAGVSADKILANPGAFIGSIGVIMQGADLSELAAKIGVSQQIVKAGEYKEAGTFLRPWSEVEKRQLQSLVNASYAMFVSDVATARKLDVTKRDEWANARVFLARDAAKLGLIDEVSDYFSAKRELERMSGVANPVWKQKPAFEKFLDKVAGESAKSLVNLFMPTVR from the coding sequence ATGGGATTTTTAAGGTTTATTTTCGCGCCGATCGTGGCGGTTTTTAAGTTTATAAACACGTATTTTAAGACGATGATCTTCTTGCTGCTCGTGTTTTTGATCTTTTTTAGCGACAAGGAAGGCGGCGTAAATCCGCCAAATCTCGCCCAGATCAACCTCACGGGCGCGATCATAGACGCGCACAAGGCGCTAGAGGAGATAGATAGCGCGAGCAAGGACGAGGCCATCAAGGGCGTATTGCTTTATATCGACAGTCCCGGCGGCGCTTTAGCGCCTAGCGTAGAGCTCTACACGGCGGTCAAAAATCTGCGCGCTAAAAAGCCCGTGATCGCATACGCGGGCGGATCGATGGCGAGCGGAAGCTACTACGCGGGCGTGAGCGCGGATAAGATACTGGCAAACCCGGGCGCTTTCATCGGCTCGATCGGCGTGATAATGCAAGGCGCCGATCTTAGCGAACTGGCGGCCAAAATAGGCGTCTCGCAGCAAATCGTCAAAGCGGGCGAGTATAAAGAGGCGGGGACGTTTCTGCGCCCGTGGAGCGAGGTCGAGAAGCGCCAGCTGCAGAGCCTCGTAAATGCCAGCTACGCGATGTTCGTCTCAGACGTAGCGACGGCCAGGAAGCTTGATGTAACTAAGCGCGACGAGTGGGCGAACGCGCGGGTGTTTCTCGCTCGCGATGCGGCCAAGCTCGGGCTCATCGACGAAGTGAGCGATTATTTTTCGGCTAAACGCGAACTAGAGCGTATGAGCGGCGTGGCAAACCCGGTCTGGAAACAAAAGCCCGCGTTTGAGAAGTTTCTCGACAAGGTCGCGGGCGAGAGCGCCAAAAGTCTCGTAAATCTTTTTATGCCGACGGTTCGGTGA
- the mqnF gene encoding aminofutalosine deaminase family hydrolase yields MIIVKPKFTMLCDENFTVLEDAAVAFDGRIHAVGEAEELRKRYEDAQFFEHPDAVLAPAFINPHVHLEFSANKTSLVYGDFLEWLSSVIASRGALSQAANEDVIASAIKTMQRSGVASFGAVSSFGGDLDACANCGGRVVFFNEILGTNEAALEQNLANFSARFEASLERKSPLFTPAVSVHSPYSTHPDLAVAAINLARERELVVSTHFMESEHEKNWLEQGAGGFKEWLGKFNPAARPLYTPSSFVAMFAGVRTLFTHCVWADDFSGFDLELHSLTHCAVSNRLLSKRTLNLRAALDVGVNINIGTDGLSSNMSLNFLDELRANLLIHADFDPLELAKILLLASTKNAAKALNLDAGEIKEGKLADLALYGGFAQADAAQLPLMLILHAKGCERLFVGGAEINLND; encoded by the coding sequence ATGATCATCGTTAAACCGAAATTTACAATGCTGTGCGACGAAAATTTCACCGTTTTAGAGGATGCGGCGGTCGCCTTTGATGGGCGTATCCATGCCGTGGGCGAGGCCGAGGAGCTGCGCAAAAGATACGAGGACGCGCAGTTTTTCGAGCACCCGGACGCCGTTTTGGCGCCGGCTTTCATCAACCCGCACGTGCACCTAGAGTTTAGCGCGAACAAGACCAGCCTCGTTTACGGCGATTTTTTAGAGTGGCTAAGCTCGGTTATCGCCTCACGCGGCGCGCTCTCGCAGGCGGCAAACGAGGACGTCATCGCCTCCGCGATAAAAACCATGCAAAGAAGCGGCGTGGCGAGCTTTGGGGCGGTATCGAGCTTTGGCGGGGATTTGGACGCGTGCGCGAACTGCGGCGGGCGAGTCGTGTTTTTTAACGAAATTTTGGGCACTAACGAAGCCGCGCTAGAGCAAAATTTGGCAAATTTTAGCGCCCGATTTGAAGCGTCTCTAGAGCGCAAAAGCCCGCTTTTTACGCCCGCGGTTTCGGTGCATTCGCCCTACTCCACGCATCCTGATTTAGCCGTTGCGGCGATAAATTTAGCCCGCGAGCGGGAGCTGGTCGTCTCGACGCATTTTATGGAGAGCGAGCATGAAAAAAACTGGCTAGAGCAAGGTGCTGGAGGCTTTAAAGAGTGGCTGGGCAAATTTAACCCCGCCGCGCGCCCGCTTTATACGCCAAGCTCGTTTGTAGCGATGTTTGCGGGCGTTCGCACGCTCTTTACGCACTGCGTTTGGGCCGATGATTTTTCGGGCTTTGACCTGGAGCTTCACAGCCTCACGCACTGCGCGGTTTCAAACAGGCTGCTTAGCAAACGCACGCTAAATTTACGCGCCGCGCTGGATGTTGGAGTGAACATAAACATCGGCACGGACGGGCTTAGCTCAAATATGAGCCTAAATTTCCTTGACGAGCTAAGGGCAAATTTGCTTATTCACGCCGATTTTGATCCGCTTGAGCTTGCTAAAATTTTGCTCCTAGCATCGACAAAAAACGCGGCAAAGGCGCTAAATTTGGACGCAGGCGAGATAAAAGAGGGCAAGCTAGCCGACCTCGCGCTATACGGCGGTTTTGCACAGGCAGACGCGGCGCAGCTGCCTCTCATGCTGATCTTGCACGCCAAGGGCTGCGAGCGGCTATTTGTGGGCGGCGCAGAGATAAATTTAAACGATTGA
- the aroQ gene encoding type II 3-dehydroquinate dehydratase, with the protein METKSKLMVIQGPNINMLGTRETDIYGSMKMEDIHAQMKLFAEQNGIEIEFFQSNFEGELVDKIQECFGEFDGIIINPAAYTHTSIAIRDAIAAVGLPVIEVHISNIHRREEFRQKSLIAPVTAGQIVGFGPVGYHLAMIAMLQIFEQIKALKAARENAE; encoded by the coding sequence ATGGAAACAAAATCTAAACTAATGGTCATCCAAGGCCCGAATATCAACATGCTAGGCACGCGCGAGACCGATATCTACGGCTCGATGAAGATGGAGGATATCCACGCGCAGATGAAGCTTTTTGCCGAACAAAACGGCATCGAGATCGAGTTTTTTCAGAGCAATTTCGAGGGCGAGTTAGTGGATAAGATCCAAGAGTGCTTCGGCGAATTTGACGGCATCATCATAAACCCTGCCGCCTACACGCACACCTCTATCGCGATCCGCGACGCTATCGCAGCCGTCGGGCTTCCGGTCATCGAGGTGCATATCAGCAACATCCACCGCCGCGAAGAATTCCGCCAAAAAAGCCTCATAGCGCCGGTAACTGCAGGACAGATCGTGGGCTTTGGGCCTGTGGGCTATCACCTGGCTATGATCGCGATGCTGCAAATTTTCGAGCAGATAAAAGCGCTAAAAGCCGCGAGAGAAAACGCGGAGTAA
- a CDS encoding M24 family metallopeptidase has product MKNFILKDENAVFHECGYSCDNAIFLSLGGRKIFLTDARYSIEARELCCGTEVIEVERNLIKDARLFLRKAGVKELSYNPYDFSAGEWEALSKGLRIRFKARANFSQISRIVKTEDEIKILKQAAQLGAQRFDEFAAFVRAEGEGMSEEELFFNAELIFKKKGELALSFSPIVAINENAAKAHALPSKKRLRHGDLLLLDAGVKFNRYCSDRTRTAYFDENFNFGKEQNFKNAKRQEIYEIVKEAQALAIAAVMPGKKAREIDAAARDFIAAQGFGEAFFHSTGHGVGVDIHELPFISKRAETVLKEGMVFSVEPGVYLPGEFGVRIEDVVVVRENGAEIL; this is encoded by the coding sequence TTGAAAAATTTTATCCTAAAGGACGAAAACGCCGTATTTCACGAGTGCGGATATAGCTGCGACAACGCGATATTTTTGAGCCTCGGCGGGCGCAAAATTTTCCTCACCGATGCGCGTTATAGCATCGAGGCGCGCGAGCTTTGCTGCGGTACTGAAGTGATCGAGGTTGAGCGAAATTTGATAAAAGACGCGCGGCTGTTTTTGCGAAAGGCCGGCGTAAAGGAGCTTAGCTACAACCCCTACGATTTTAGCGCGGGCGAGTGGGAAGCTCTGAGCAAGGGGCTTAGGATAAGATTTAAGGCGCGGGCGAATTTTTCGCAAATTTCGCGCATAGTAAAAACCGAAGACGAGATAAAAATTTTAAAACAAGCGGCGCAACTAGGCGCCCAGAGATTTGACGAATTTGCCGCGTTCGTGCGCGCCGAGGGCGAAGGAATGAGCGAAGAGGAGCTGTTTTTTAACGCCGAGCTCATCTTTAAGAAAAAGGGCGAGCTTGCGCTTAGCTTTTCGCCTATCGTTGCGATCAACGAAAATGCCGCGAAGGCGCACGCTCTGCCGAGCAAAAAGCGGCTACGGCATGGCGATTTGCTCCTGCTTGACGCGGGGGTTAAATTTAATCGCTACTGCTCGGATAGGACGCGCACGGCGTACTTTGATGAAAATTTTAACTTCGGCAAGGAGCAAAATTTTAAAAACGCCAAACGCCAAGAAATTTACGAGATCGTAAAAGAGGCGCAAGCACTAGCGATCGCGGCGGTTATGCCTGGCAAAAAAGCGCGTGAGATAGATGCGGCGGCTAGGGATTTTATCGCTGCTCAGGGCTTTGGCGAAGCGTTTTTCCACAGCACGGGACACGGCGTCGGAGTCGATATCCACGAGCTTCCGTTTATCTCAAAGCGCGCAGAGACCGTGCTAAAAGAGGGGATGGTCTTTAGCGTGGAACCGGGGGTCTATCTGCCCGGCGAGTTTGGCGTGCGCATAGAGGACGTCGTGGTCGTGCGCGAAAACGGGGCTGAAATTTTATGA
- the folK gene encoding 2-amino-4-hydroxy-6-hydroxymethyldihydropteridine diphosphokinase: MKITGARRFSKCLFFPKVFDFKPGFKNSVILGLGGNIGDVKKRFCRLHFKLSRDGRFHVVENSALLINEAFGFKEQADFTNAVTLVQTSLAARQILKITANLERRFGRVRSFKNAPRTLDIDILYFSGQNRNDARLALPHPGAKSRISVILLLGTMKRVCKSGVKF, translated from the coding sequence ATGAAGATAACGGGGGCGAGGCGCTTTAGCAAATGCCTCTTTTTCCCGAAGGTTTTTGATTTTAAACCGGGCTTTAAAAATAGCGTTATTTTGGGGCTCGGCGGCAATATCGGCGACGTGAAAAAGCGCTTTTGTCGGCTGCATTTTAAACTAAGCCGAGACGGCAGGTTTCACGTCGTAGAAAACTCGGCTCTCCTCATAAACGAGGCGTTTGGGTTTAAGGAGCAGGCGGATTTTACGAACGCCGTAACGCTCGTACAAACGAGCCTTGCCGCGAGGCAAATTTTAAAAATAACGGCAAATTTGGAGAGGCGTTTCGGACGCGTGCGAAGCTTTAAAAACGCGCCTAGAACGCTTGATATAGATATTTTGTATTTTAGCGGACAAAATAGAAACGACGCGCGGCTGGCGCTACCGCATCCGGGCGCAAAAAGCAGAATCAGCGTGATTTTGCTGCTTGGGACGATGAAGCGCGTTTGTAAAAGCGGAGTTAAATTTTAA